AAATACGTAAAATTATACGCGTTTTagacgattttaaaaattcgtgaaaataaaaattgtttggtaataaatttttaattcttttcacgataatttttccggtattataaagtattgcataagcaaaaaattaatcttgataTCGCTTATcagatgagaaagaaaaaatcgttgaaaattgaccaggcatttattaaaaatttacaaaaatcacGACATAAAGTTGGAATTTGGAGTCTTTCATCACATTTCGAAGCAAGGATAAAACGATCGAGGtgagaaaagatttaaaaaaaaaaaaaaaacgtagaaAAGAACAGATAAAGGCTATGTaaagatgaataaaaagatgaagtaaaataaatacgaaaaaaagacAAGATGACTCACATGATTCTGAAACCTGTTCTTCTAAaacattcgaaattattttcctgtgcaaattaatttattaacttgggaaaattatttttcttgcgcgcatagaaatttaaatttacaactcgatcttttttcctttttcaatatataattctcgATATATATCTCCTTGGAAACAAGTGAATAGAAAAGAACGGGTTCATTGTCGTCTATTATCGGCTAATCGGCCAGGTACTTGTGCTATTCAAACAACGAAAGaggtagaaagaaaaaaattgtccgTGAAAGACAATGATGTCATCGTAATTTTCCGGTTAACTATTGACTCATTCGATAGAAAAGATTAATCAGCGTTTCTATGACTGTTTAGAGAAGAAGCCACGTGAAAAATACTATCGGGTCAATGAACTCGAGGCTCTCTACTCGTGTTGCAATCAACACGAATGTTCACATTAAGCTCATTATATcacgaaggagaggaggaattttttctttctttcttttttttttctttttgttgaaGAGAGATCggtatttcgaataaataattaatatttatctcttcTATTAACAAAGTTTGAATTTTCacttcgaagaagaagaagaagaaacatacatgaaaaatgaaaatttttacccGCGAAACGTCTCGACAAAATTATGCATCTtgcgtgtatttttttttttaaagtttattcaagaaaaattacgcacaattttttgaaagagaaatcagcattctataaataatccgaaatatttatctccgcgcgaatattaataaaatttgaattttcacggggcatcaaaatattaatgcaaatattGACAATTATCGAATTGTTTGTTAACCCTCGAAATATCGTGTatctacattttttaaattccattttatttgcgtataataaaaaagtacgtagattattttctctcttttttttttcgaaatcattttcgaaagattaatttttaaaatcattaattttatcgaatcacGCACAATAAATCAGGAATTTTCAATTCCTACTACTATcattcgaagaaagaattatgaacgatttttttttactttttttcttcctcactCGAGCAAACAACTCGCTATTCTAACGCCCGCGCGAACAAACAACAGATGATTGACCGCCGCCAGAGATTTCCTACAAAGATGTTTcgcaattacaataataataaaaaaagaaggagtaAGTAGcggggggggggaagggacAGATGAGATAATAAACAAGGATAATCCTCGCAAGAGAGAACGGAGGAGAGAACAatgaggaagggaggggagaaataGTTTTAGACTCTGTTAGAAACGTGATTAAACTTCGCACGAGTAAACAGATCTAATACTTCGCGCACGAGTGATTAGATATAACCGGTTTGGTATcgtgtttattttattcgaggttaaaacattatttatccGCGGTGATGCACCGACGCGATACGGCGGCATTGCGAATTATTTATTggccaaaaaaagaaaaaagaagaaaaaagaaagaactttATTCTCCAAAcgggaataattaaaaaaaaaagcggagGGTACAATCGCGAAAAGATAAATGCTGCATCGAAACAATTGTATCGCTTGTTACAGCTCGTATTTTTAGAACAAGGAACTGGATGCTACTTCGATTCGAAGACAAAGTAAGCGTAAGACGCGTTACTTGGCGTCACGTTACACTGTAAAAatacagatatatttttataatcgatacGAACGAGATCGTATCCCTTCTTCATAAACCGTTTTGATTTGCCGCAAGATTGAACCGATCGATGCGCAATTTATTATGCGCGAGCTTTAAAGTGTTTTCCGTCTGAATAAGTGttcgagatttaaaaaagaaaagaagagaaaaagaaaaaaaatcattgcgcaattgatgattaataatatagattattattacgattcgCGGGGATAGAAACGTGATTAATTCTACGAGTTGCATATGTAAATGGCACGTCGAAAGAAATTGCAGagcaattgttataatttataaactatatagaTAGAAAGACGCGAGATAGTTCCGTTAACAAAGATAATTGAATTcgtttttttggaatttttctttccttctttctttctttccttttttttttcttctcgcccaagatttaatttaaataaaatttattgcgcagttatatattaacaataagatATGATTCATGGTGTACGTAAGTAGTAGATACACGCCAGTTCTACGAAAGCTGAGTGTTCGTGTAAATGACACATGAAAGAAATTGTAGaacattgtttataaatacgaTAAGAGTTATAAATCTATCGTATACTTGCGTCAATTGCATATGCAATTTTCTAAGTTGATTTCCTTGAGAaggaatattggaaaaaatagatattccgtatcattttcttttcacaaGGAATTGCATCGTGTTCGCTTGCATCGCTTTCAACGATTCGAAAGttggttttaaaaaaaaggaggaatttTCGTACGACGAAAAATCGTTCCATCATTTGTGTCGCGAGTTAATTCTCTTTCGGTTTCGGTTAATCGCGCttgcaaaataaattcgaCAATTTTCGAATTGGATGAGACACGAGGGAAAATCGAAGAGATTTTTATCAGTATTTTGTacaaaaagtagaaaaagagaaatttaaaaaaaagtataaaacgaTCGATCACACGATTCGTCTTATTTCAATCACAAATTGCTCCAAATTAAcggcaatattttcaaaattattgcacAAAAAACTCACGTGAAAtgtcaatgaaatttatatatattttcatttacatacATTCACTTTAAGCAATAaccattaaaattatcaaattattcttcgTATATACGTTTCATAACCATATCGCAAGATCGTGTTAAATCAAAGAAACCACTATATGCTAATACTACATAAGAAACCATTATATACTTAATACTGCCGATATATTAATcggtaaaaatagaaaaatctagAACAGTATCCGTTCACTTTAAATATCACATATTCCTTTCacaaaggggggaaaaaaaaaaaaaaagaaaagaaaggaaaagaaaagagaagaaaaaacaaatacaaaaaatacttaataacTGCTACCCATATCACgagagattaaatataataagaagaaaaaagaaagaaaggagaagaagaagaagtagaagaaaaaagtCTAAGGATCCCTCTTCTCCAAACCGATCCAAAATCCGTGATCAGGTGTCAACGAGAAATTCGTCTTGCTGAACTCGATCGACGCCCTCGTCTTTTCCGTCCGTTTGATGCGGAATTTGCGCAGCATGTAAGCGATCAGAATCTTGGTCTCCATCAACGCGAAACGATTGCCGATGCATTTCCGGGGACCGAGGCCGAACGGCATATACGTATACGGGACGATGTTGCGCTTGTTCGCGTCGTTGAAACGTTCCGGGTCGAATTTCTCCGGCTCGGGGAAATACTTTGGATCGTGATGAAGGCCGTAAACGGGGAACCAAACGATATTGTCCGGGTGCACGATTAAATGATCGTAACCTTGCTCCGCCGGGGGCAGTTCGAACTTCTCCACGCACAGCCTGTCGATGAAAACAATCGGCGGATACTTTCGCAGCGTCTCAGACGTGACCATATCCATGTACTCCATTTTCAACAGGGCCTCGTACGTGATCGCCCCGTTCCCCCCGTCCATGAATCGATCCACCTCCTCCCTCAATCTCTCCTGGACGGGCGGGTTAAGGGCCAGCTCGTGGGCGACGTAGCACATCAACGTGGAGGACGTGTCGAAACCGGCGAGGAAAAAGATGAACGCCTGGGCCGTGATGTCGTCGATGGTCATCCGATTATCGACCGTGGCGACCGGCCGCCTATCCTCCTTGTCCCTAGCCTGCATCAAAAGGTGAATCATGTCCGGCCTGACTATCCTCCTCTCGTCCCTCGCTCTCACCGTCTCGCGTACCACTCTGTGGAAGAAGGTGGCGGTTCCCCGCGAAAGGAACGACAATCCCGCCATCCTGGTCAAACGCGGATTCACACGGAACAGCATGAACTTGAACAATCGGAATATACCGCCGAAATTGGTCGCGTCCGCTCCTTTCGTGTAGAACTCGTTGTCCCGGTTCTCCATCGAGTTCACGCTTATCCCGAAAGCGACGGTCGCTATCACGTCGTTCGTGTACCTCGTGAACGCGTCCTTCGCCTCTATCGAGCTCGAGAACTCGGGATGATCGTAAAGATAACGGACGAACTCCTCGGAACAATTGGAAACGAGGTCGAACATGAACCTCATCTTGCTGGCCGTGAACGAGGGGCTCAGCGTGTTCCTCATCTCCCTCCATCGGTCCCCCTTCAATGAGAACACGTTCTTCCCGAATATAGGGTCTATCTTCTCGTTGATGAAACTGTGGTGATCGGGGAAATGGTCGAAATTCTTCACGGCTATCTCCTTGATCAGATTCGGGTCGCGGACCACAACGACCGGCGTGAAACAGTCCATCATGCCGAGGTACCTGGACCCAGGTCGATGCTTGTAAACGAGCGAACAGAAATTGGGAAGGGACATGCGACGAGTGAATATCCTCCACGATGAGCCGAGGACGGGCACGGCCCCCACGTGGGGGACCCGCCTCTTTCTCCAATAATTGTACTGATGGTGCAACAAACTGACGAATTTGGCGAGGACGATCGCCGTGAGGCCGATGGCCAACAACTCGAACGAAAAAAGGAGCGTCGGTGACTCCATCGGCCACCAAGGATGGTTCACGAGCGTACTCTGTCTCTAGTGACTAGGaggaatgttataaatatggaCGAATACATATACGGATTTATCGTTGCACGAGGGACAGAGGATGGAGAGGGGGGGTAGAATGCCTGTGTTACGTCAACCACGTGAACAAACTGCGTTCTTCCTCGTCTCgatattctgaaaatatcGTTTTGTAGCAATTGTTGCCCGTCGATTCCGATCCGCGCTGGTGAGAATAAtaacgacgaaaaaaaaaaaaaaaaaaggaaagaaagaaaagaagggaaaaaagagggaTAAAAAGCGGGAATTAAAGCGGAATTAAATCGGCAACTGCACAATACAGTTTTCGAAATTCTCTCCGTTGTGTTACGCGTTTGATTTTTCGTACgccgagtttttttttctcgtaaacCGCAATTCGAAATAACGAAAGATTCCCCATCACTACACTGGATTATCGTAGGTAAATTCTTTGCTAATttcgttccctttttttttgtgtgtgAAATTAGAAATACCTATAATACGCGtcgaataatggaaatttttattcggaaagtaaaataaaatcattgacaattgttaaaaagaaaaaatgattgttcaaaatttcactaattaaaaaagataattaagaaattttcgtcCAATCCTTTGATTTATCAAATCGAATAacatttgaaacaaaaatccacgctaatcattaatttaaaaattaaaaaataaaaaaattctttacctATGACGAATTTGCGAATAAATGTATaacgttattttcttttctgaagaaagtgaaaattttggaaatgacttttccatttatttaaaagaaactcTTTAACGAAACAATAAATTGTTGCACgctattatagaaaaaaatccaaGATAAATCCTattcaagaaatgaaaaaatatatactttgaaaattgatttcactTTCTCAAAAAGATTTCccatcttaatataaaaaaatatatacttcctATATCTGATCAATTATACTTTACATATACaccgtatattatttaaactaaactttcattaaaatcataaatctcTTTGCAAAATAATGTACAAAGTTTTTAACTAACCAAAGTATCTAAAGTCTCTCCTTTCTCCCAATCTAATCCAAATTCCTCCTTCAGGAATGGATGcaagattatttttctgaaagaCGATAAGCTTCTGGCGTCTTCTCGTTAAGTCTGATCGAAAATCGACGCGAAGGAATCatgaaaat
This region of Apis mellifera strain DH4 linkage group LG14, Amel_HAv3.1, whole genome shotgun sequence genomic DNA includes:
- the LOC551846 gene encoding cytochrome P450 9e2 isoform X3 — protein: MESPTLLFSFELLAIGLTAIVLAKFVSLLHHQYNYWRKRRVPHVGAVPVLGSSWRIFTRRMSLPNFCSLVYKHRPGSRYLGMMDCFTPVVVVRDPNLIKEIAVKNFDHFPDHHSFINEKIDPIFGKNVFSLKGDRWREMRNTLSPSFTASKMRFMFDLVSNCSEEFVRYLYDHPEFSSSIEAKDAFTRYTNDVIATVAFGISVNSMENRDNEFYTKGADATNFGGIFRLFKFMLFRVNPRLTRMAGLSFLSRGTATFFHRVVRETVRARDERRIVRPDMIHLLMQARDKEDRRPVATVDNRMTIDDITAQAFIFFLAGFDTSSTLMCYVAHELALNPPVQERLREEVDRFMDGGNGAITYEALLKMEYMDMVTSETLRKYPPIVFIDRLCVEKFELPPAEQVDLLQMLEFNLTVTFPAASLLTVLLALVGMEAIMSEFFNDTTTAFYIILIVWIADQYDAICCHTPVTKRHWLRFFYLYHFSFYAYHYRFNGQYSSLALVTSWLFIQHSMLYFFHHYELPVILQQAQLQHLLFRNHAQAGMAEQPSPEQPSPISNRALTSTEPTPEPSPARESAGTENQPQPTPSAAPGSDPANPPNVSEERVAAATPSSANEEQSNEATGGSTAATEQPSSDGKSDCKTEVAISGVSSSKIGDNGSSTDSSTTEGFEVIEATEATRKETTSCQDK